From a single Oceanobacillus kimchii X50 genomic region:
- the uxaC gene encoding glucuronate isomerase encodes MVLINNDFLLTNQKSKQLYDSIKEVPIYDFHCHLSPKEIYENKNFETITQLWLRHDHYKWRLMRVNGIDESLITGNENDFDKFKAFIEMLPKTIMNPMYHWCYIELARYFDHYKAVQHTETLQLYNDLNAQLQKESHKPRNLLKKSNVKVVCTTDDPCDDLVYHQRLAEDTSFDIEIRPTFRPDYYINLNHDTIHQAIHRLEEATAADIHSFDDYIEALGERVRYFHQHGARSADQSFSEVVLTGLEKEDVQAYFQQLKDGASLDPYILRQLSGYLLTTLAKSYKHYGWVMQLHLGPLRNNNSIQHQAIGKDAGFDSIGDPLSARDLNLFLDHLNSHHVLPDTIIYPHNANDHLMVQATAGNFTSKEAKVQLGAAWWYNDTKDGMIQHLIDYANVGLLSEFVGMLTDSRSLLSYSRHEYFRRILCQLVGDLVEKGEIEDDVELLTDILKDICFNNATRLFRIENMKEVK; translated from the coding sequence ATGGTTTTAATCAACAACGACTTTTTACTAACAAATCAAAAATCAAAACAACTTTATGACTCTATTAAAGAGGTTCCCATTTACGATTTCCATTGCCATCTTAGTCCAAAGGAAATCTATGAAAATAAAAACTTCGAGACAATAACACAGCTATGGTTAAGGCACGACCATTATAAATGGCGATTGATGCGCGTGAATGGAATAGATGAATCTCTTATTACTGGTAACGAAAACGACTTTGACAAATTTAAAGCATTTATAGAGATGCTACCAAAAACCATAATGAACCCAATGTATCATTGGTGTTATATCGAACTAGCGAGATATTTTGACCATTACAAAGCTGTTCAGCATACTGAAACACTACAGCTATATAATGATTTAAATGCACAATTACAAAAAGAGTCCCACAAGCCACGTAATCTTTTGAAAAAAAGTAATGTAAAAGTCGTATGTACGACCGATGATCCGTGTGATGACTTAGTATATCACCAACGATTAGCAGAAGATACATCATTTGATATTGAAATAAGACCAACATTTAGACCAGACTATTATATTAACCTTAATCACGATACGATTCATCAAGCTATCCATCGTTTAGAAGAAGCAACCGCTGCTGATATTCACTCGTTTGATGATTACATTGAAGCGCTAGGAGAACGAGTACGATATTTTCATCAACACGGAGCAAGAAGCGCTGACCAAAGTTTTTCCGAAGTAGTACTAACAGGATTAGAAAAAGAAGATGTACAAGCCTATTTCCAACAATTAAAGGACGGCGCTTCATTAGATCCTTATATATTAAGACAACTATCAGGCTATTTGCTAACAACATTAGCAAAGTCGTATAAACATTATGGATGGGTGATGCAATTACATCTTGGCCCATTACGAAATAATAACTCTATTCAACATCAAGCTATTGGAAAAGATGCTGGATTTGACAGTATTGGAGACCCTTTAAGTGCTAGAGATCTAAACCTTTTTCTAGATCACTTAAATAGCCATCATGTACTTCCGGATACGATTATTTATCCTCACAATGCAAATGATCATCTGATGGTTCAGGCTACCGCAGGAAACTTTACTTCCAAGGAAGCTAAAGTCCAATTAGGTGCTGCATGGTGGTATAACGACACAAAAGATGGAATGATTCAACATCTAATCGACTACGCTAATGTAGGCTTATTATCTGAGTTTGTCGGAATGTTAACCGACTCAAGAAGTTTATTATCATACTCTCGACACGAGTATTTCCGAAGAATCTTATGCCAGTTAGTAGGAGATTTAGTAGAAAAGGGAGAAATTGAAGATGATGTGGAATTATTAACCGATATTCTAAAAGATATCTGCTTTAATAACGCTACACGATTATTCCGTATTGAAAATATGAAGGAGGTAAAATAA
- the uxuA gene encoding mannonate dehydratase, producing MQLSFRWYGNTDPVTLKQIKQIPDMKNIVSAIYDVPVGEVWTKDKINSLKSSIEQEGLTLSVIESLPVHESIKLGEANRDSLIENYKESLRNLGNSGIKTVCYNFMPVFDWTRSNLDYELEDGSKTLMYDNDFVKDIDPVTTNLNLPGWDESYTKEEMAALIEKYRQIDEEDLWRNLEYFLNEVLPVAIEHDIDLTIHPDDPPWSIFGIPRIIKTKESYQRLISINSSKNNGICFCTGSLGCLEENDLPEIIKEFGDHIHFVHMRNIKRLDNHSFVESGHLSKYGSVNMKEVVRALKAIDYKGTIRPDHGRMIWGETGKAGYGLFDRALGATYINGLIEGVETNDSTIS from the coding sequence ATGCAATTATCTTTTCGATGGTATGGAAATACTGACCCAGTTACTTTAAAACAGATTAAACAGATACCTGACATGAAAAATATTGTATCCGCAATTTACGATGTTCCAGTTGGTGAAGTTTGGACGAAGGATAAAATTAATTCATTAAAGTCATCCATTGAACAAGAAGGACTTACATTATCCGTTATTGAGAGTCTTCCAGTTCATGAGTCTATTAAACTAGGTGAGGCTAATCGAGATAGTTTAATAGAAAATTATAAAGAATCGTTAAGAAACCTTGGTAATTCCGGCATCAAAACAGTTTGTTATAACTTTATGCCTGTATTTGATTGGACTCGATCCAACTTGGATTATGAATTAGAAGATGGTTCAAAAACGCTGATGTATGATAATGATTTTGTAAAAGACATCGACCCTGTAACCACAAACCTTAATCTTCCGGGTTGGGATGAGAGTTACACGAAAGAGGAAATGGCTGCCTTAATCGAGAAATATCGTCAAATTGACGAAGAGGACCTATGGAGAAATCTAGAATACTTCCTAAATGAAGTTTTACCTGTAGCTATTGAACACGATATTGACCTTACGATTCATCCAGATGATCCACCATGGTCCATCTTTGGAATACCGAGAATTATTAAAACAAAAGAAAGCTATCAACGCCTAATCTCAATTAACTCCTCCAAAAATAATGGTATTTGTTTTTGTACGGGTTCCTTAGGATGCCTAGAAGAAAATGATCTCCCGGAAATCATCAAGGAGTTTGGCGATCACATCCACTTTGTGCATATGCGAAACATAAAACGACTGGATAATCATTCTTTTGTTGAGAGCGGTCATCTATCGAAATATGGATCGGTAAATATGAAAGAAGTGGTTCGTGCATTAAAAGCCATTGATTATAAAGGGACGATTCGTCCAGATCACGGGAGAATGATTTGGGGAGAGACTGGAAAAGCTGGCTACGGATTATTTGACCGTGCACTAGGTGCAACATACATTAACGGTCTTATTGAAGGAGTGGAGACAAATGACTCAACAATTTCATAA
- a CDS encoding D-mannonate oxidoreductase, which produces MTQQFHNLNVIVTGASGVIGSTFVKALVSAGANVGLLGRNEGKLQKVIEETDHPEKSIALVADVLDKASLIHAKQHFNERFGNIHALINCAGGNHPDATTDDEHYNPNTEKNLFGLSEEGVESVFRLNYTGSFLPIQVFGQDLTEGEGNTIINISSMNAFQPLTKIPAYSGAKAAISNFTQWLSTYFEGKVRVNAIAPGFFETSQNKALLRNQDGSYSNRANKILGQTPMNRFGDPEDLIGTLFWLLDYEASKFVTGVVIPVDGGFSSYSGV; this is translated from the coding sequence ATGACTCAACAATTTCATAATCTTAATGTTATTGTTACTGGTGCAAGTGGGGTAATTGGTAGTACGTTTGTAAAAGCTTTAGTCAGCGCAGGAGCGAACGTTGGATTACTTGGTCGCAACGAAGGGAAGCTACAGAAAGTAATTGAAGAAACTGATCATCCTGAAAAAAGCATTGCTCTAGTGGCTGATGTACTGGATAAAGCATCTCTTATTCATGCTAAACAACACTTTAATGAACGGTTTGGTAACATCCATGCACTCATTAATTGCGCAGGAGGAAATCATCCTGATGCAACGACCGATGATGAACATTATAATCCAAATACAGAGAAAAACTTATTCGGACTTAGTGAAGAAGGTGTAGAAAGTGTATTTCGACTCAACTATACTGGTAGCTTTCTTCCCATCCAAGTGTTTGGCCAAGATTTAACGGAAGGTGAAGGGAATACAATTATTAATATCTCTTCCATGAATGCATTTCAGCCACTCACAAAAATTCCTGCATATAGTGGAGCCAAAGCAGCAATTAGTAATTTTACACAATGGCTCAGTACGTACTTCGAAGGGAAAGTACGAGTAAACGCCATAGCACCTGGTTTTTTTGAAACATCGCAAAATAAGGCGTTGCTCCGAAATCAAGATGGTTCCTATTCAAACAGAGCGAATAAAATACTTGGGCAAACACCGATGAATCGCTTTGGGGACCCAGAAGACTTAATTGGAACGCTATTTTGGTTATTGGATTATGAGGCAAGTAAATTTGTGACGGGAGTCGTCATTCCTGTCGATGGAGGATTCTCTTCCTACTCCGGAGTTTAA
- a CDS encoding TIM-barrel domain-containing protein yields MNEFQVISHKSNQVTLTNQSHSMYGHIRILEPSIMNVKLSEKEEIELPTWTVTPGDTDLPYQGLSRQFMKPFSCPNYDFINNENTIEITTSKLKLIIEKKGFYLTWYQLEANGEFEEVLTDRQTQSYKHQISSNHPTCHYLQRDEAEMYFGLGEKTGKVNKHGRRFRMMNIDAMGYNAETTDPLYKHIPFYITYKPDIEQSIGIFYDDYQDSAFDFGQELDNYHGAYRYYETKSDFLDYYVIGGPKIKDVTKQFSWLTGRPTKMPQWGISYSGSTMQYTDLPNSQKLLEDFLNQCNQHDIAVRSFHLSSGYTSIKDKRYVFNWNYDKFPNPKEFGKSFVDQGVQIVANIKPSLMVNHPLLEEVMEFNGFINDEAGEPLLVQFWDDQGYYLDFTNPQTITWWKEQIKTKLLENHINCTWNDNNEFEIWDSNAQVHGFGNGGNFNDYKSIMPLLMMKASREIQMDYHQERFPYVISRSGCAGMSKYVQTWTGDNRTSWHTLKFNNQMAIGLSLSGVYNFGHDIGGFSGDKPDPELFLRWVQCGAFYPRFSIHSWNEDGSVNEAWMHPEVLEEVKGAMHLHERFVPYIQYLVGQAHEAYEPIIRPTFYEFEHDEHTFRDGDDFLLGDRLLVCPIIEQGQTKREVYLPNNEEGWINFHNRKEYEGGRTITVDVALDHIPLFVKKGTSIPMYDDDLKVVQDKRF; encoded by the coding sequence ATGAATGAATTTCAAGTTATATCACATAAGTCCAATCAAGTTACTTTAACAAATCAATCGCATTCTATGTACGGTCACATTCGTATTTTAGAACCTTCGATTATGAACGTGAAATTGAGTGAAAAAGAAGAGATTGAACTCCCGACATGGACGGTTACACCAGGTGATACTGACCTTCCTTATCAAGGATTATCACGTCAATTTATGAAACCGTTCTCTTGTCCTAACTATGATTTTATTAATAATGAGAACACCATCGAAATAACAACATCGAAGCTAAAATTGATTATAGAGAAAAAAGGATTTTATCTGACGTGGTATCAACTAGAAGCAAACGGAGAGTTTGAAGAGGTACTCACTGATCGTCAAACACAAAGCTATAAACACCAGATAAGCTCGAATCACCCAACTTGTCATTATCTCCAACGTGATGAAGCAGAAATGTATTTCGGATTAGGAGAAAAAACGGGTAAAGTTAATAAGCACGGACGACGATTTAGAATGATGAATATTGATGCAATGGGGTATAATGCTGAAACAACGGATCCTCTATATAAGCATATTCCTTTCTATATCACGTATAAGCCAGACATCGAGCAATCGATTGGAATATTTTATGATGATTATCAAGATTCAGCATTTGATTTTGGACAGGAATTAGATAATTATCATGGAGCATATAGATATTATGAAACAAAAAGTGATTTCTTAGATTATTATGTGATTGGAGGTCCTAAAATAAAGGATGTAACAAAACAATTTAGTTGGTTAACAGGTAGACCAACTAAAATGCCTCAATGGGGTATTTCCTATTCTGGGTCAACAATGCAATATACGGATCTACCTAACTCACAAAAGTTACTAGAAGATTTTCTTAACCAATGTAATCAACATGATATAGCGGTACGATCTTTCCACCTTTCATCAGGATATACTTCTATTAAGGATAAACGTTATGTGTTTAACTGGAATTATGATAAGTTTCCAAATCCAAAAGAATTTGGTAAAAGTTTCGTAGATCAAGGCGTACAAATTGTCGCAAATATTAAGCCTTCATTAATGGTAAACCACCCATTATTAGAAGAAGTAATGGAATTTAATGGATTTATTAATGATGAGGCAGGAGAACCATTATTGGTTCAGTTTTGGGATGATCAAGGATATTATCTTGATTTCACAAATCCTCAAACGATTACATGGTGGAAAGAGCAGATCAAGACGAAATTATTAGAGAATCATATAAATTGTACCTGGAATGACAATAATGAATTCGAAATTTGGGATAGTAATGCGCAAGTACATGGCTTCGGTAATGGAGGAAATTTCAATGACTATAAATCTATTATGCCATTATTAATGATGAAGGCATCTAGAGAGATTCAAATGGATTATCACCAAGAAAGATTTCCATATGTTATAAGTCGTTCTGGTTGTGCAGGTATGAGTAAGTATGTGCAAACGTGGACAGGTGATAACAGAACAAGTTGGCATACGCTCAAATTTAACAATCAAATGGCGATCGGACTAAGCTTATCCGGAGTGTATAATTTTGGACATGATATTGGTGGTTTCTCTGGAGATAAGCCAGATCCAGAATTATTTTTACGTTGGGTACAATGTGGCGCCTTTTATCCGAGATTTTCCATCCACTCATGGAATGAAGATGGATCTGTCAATGAAGCTTGGATGCATCCGGAAGTGCTAGAAGAAGTTAAGGGTGCCATGCATTTACATGAGCGGTTTGTTCCATATATTCAATATCTTGTGGGACAGGCACATGAAGCATATGAGCCAATTATTCGTCCTACCTTCTATGAATTCGAACATGATGAACATACATTTCGAGATGGTGATGATTTCTTGCTTGGTGATAGATTATTAGTTTGTCCGATTATAGAACAAGGCCAAACGAAGAGAGAGGTATATTTACCAAATAACGAAGAAGGATGGATTAACTTCCATAATCGTAAAGAATACGAAGGCGGAAGGACAATAACTGTAGATGTTGCATTGGACCATATTCCTTTGTTTGTGAAAAAAGGAACTTCTATCCCAATGTATGACGATGATCTGAAAGTAGTCCAAGATAAACGATTTTAA
- a CDS encoding SIS domain-containing protein, whose product MTYMKEYYTKIIDSMNDILEKEDTEIAQAAKSMAAAVMNGNSIYLFGASHAGIIAEDAFYRAGGFALFNPIFSPSLMLNVEPITQTSKLERLEGYGDILLDSKPVKKGDVLFIHSVSGRNAVAIDMALAAKEKGMEVICLTNLDYSKQVTSRHSSGYRLFEVSNIVIDNGGEPGDAVVSIDSLTQKVAPISTIVGSYTIHSIVLKMIEIFEEAGKDIPIFRSANIDGGDDYNNQLFEHYKEQIHYM is encoded by the coding sequence ATGACATATATGAAAGAGTACTATACAAAGATTATCGATTCAATGAATGACATTTTAGAAAAAGAAGACACAGAGATTGCACAAGCAGCAAAAAGCATGGCTGCAGCTGTGATGAATGGAAACTCCATTTATTTATTTGGAGCATCGCATGCGGGAATTATTGCTGAAGATGCATTTTATCGGGCAGGAGGATTTGCATTATTCAATCCGATTTTCAGTCCTAGCTTGATGCTGAATGTAGAGCCTATTACACAGACAAGTAAATTAGAACGTCTAGAAGGTTACGGAGATATTTTACTTGATTCCAAACCAGTGAAAAAAGGAGATGTCCTTTTTATCCACTCCGTTTCTGGGAGGAATGCCGTAGCGATTGATATGGCATTAGCCGCGAAAGAAAAAGGGATGGAAGTCATCTGCTTAACGAATCTAGATTATTCTAAGCAAGTTACCTCTCGTCACTCTTCAGGATATCGATTGTTTGAGGTAAGTAATATTGTTATCGATAATGGTGGAGAACCAGGAGATGCAGTCGTATCGATTGATTCGCTCACGCAGAAAGTAGCGCCGATTTCCACAATTGTAGGCAGTTATACAATCCATTCGATTGTGCTAAAGATGATAGAAATATTTGAAGAAGCGGGAAAAGACATTCCTATATTCAGAAGTGCAAACATTGATGGCGGAGACGACTATAATAATCAGTTATTTGAACATTACAAAGAACAAATTCATTATATGTGA
- a CDS encoding PTS ascorbate transporter subunit IIC gives MESVMNFVIEIIREPAIFLGLIALTGLLLLKKDISTIVSGTAKTIIGVVILTQGTNILVSSIEPLTAGFNLMYDIQETEVNPALGSDQVLSQYGTQIGIAMLAAFAINLLVARFTKIKHVFLTGHMLFWFPFIFVAVGVENDLSNVQLIIFASIMTALYIIIAPALLRPFVRKVTGSDDFIIGHPTTILSLIAGGVGKLFGTKGRSSEDIKFPKSTEFLREISITSSITMFFVYLVVSIIIGFDTATEAFAAEQNLFIYSLMQGVLFGAGLTILLLGVRMMLAEIIPAFQGISQKWIPNAVPALDAPILFPYAPNAVLIGFIVSMITSVATIFITGSLGIFSFVIVPLTITCFFEIGTAAIIGNGTGGLKGAIAGSAVAGVVMILLVGLSVPILNGTIADWIVIFGGNDFSLWAFMTDWIAKLF, from the coding sequence ATGGAATCCGTAATGAATTTTGTAATTGAAATTATTCGTGAGCCAGCAATATTTCTAGGATTAATTGCATTAACGGGTCTATTGCTTTTGAAAAAGGATATATCCACGATTGTATCAGGTACAGCAAAAACGATAATTGGTGTAGTGATTTTAACACAGGGTACAAATATATTAGTAAGTTCGATTGAGCCGCTAACAGCGGGATTTAACCTTATGTATGATATTCAGGAAACCGAAGTTAATCCAGCACTTGGCTCCGATCAAGTGCTAAGTCAATATGGTACACAAATTGGAATTGCGATGCTCGCTGCTTTTGCGATTAATTTATTGGTAGCTCGTTTTACGAAGATTAAGCACGTATTTTTAACGGGACACATGCTATTCTGGTTTCCATTTATATTCGTGGCTGTGGGAGTAGAAAATGATTTAAGCAATGTCCAACTAATTATTTTTGCATCGATTATGACGGCATTATATATCATTATTGCGCCAGCATTATTACGTCCATTTGTACGAAAGGTAACCGGATCGGACGACTTTATTATTGGACACCCAACCACAATTCTAAGCTTAATTGCTGGAGGAGTTGGAAAGCTATTCGGTACGAAAGGTAGATCTTCTGAGGATATTAAATTTCCTAAATCCACGGAGTTCTTACGTGAAATTAGTATCACTTCTTCGATTACGATGTTTTTTGTTTATCTTGTTGTAAGCATCATTATCGGTTTTGATACAGCTACAGAAGCATTTGCTGCGGAACAAAATCTATTTATTTATAGCTTAATGCAAGGGGTATTATTCGGTGCAGGCTTAACGATTCTATTACTTGGTGTACGCATGATGCTTGCGGAAATTATTCCAGCATTTCAAGGAATCTCACAGAAGTGGATTCCGAATGCAGTACCTGCTTTAGATGCGCCTATTTTATTCCCATATGCACCAAATGCAGTATTAATCGGTTTTATTGTATCAATGATTACATCGGTAGCAACAATATTTATTACAGGAAGTCTAGGGATCTTTAGCTTTGTTATCGTCCCCCTTACGATTACGTGTTTCTTTGAAATTGGAACCGCAGCCATAATTGGTAATGGAACCGGCGGGTTAAAGGGAGCTATTGCCGGATCTGCTGTTGCCGGGGTTGTGATGATTCTTCTTGTAGGATTATCGGTGCCGATTCTTAATGGAACAATTGCCGATTGGATTGTTATTTTTGGAGGAAATGACTTTTCTCTATGGGCGTTTATGACAGATTGGATCGCAAAGTTATTCTAA
- a CDS encoding PTS sugar transporter subunit IIB, with amino-acid sequence MSKLKIMTVCGFGLGSSMVLKMNLESVLKDVGIEADVFTGDVSSAIGTSCDYIFTSNELANNLKTSATTPVVVINSFVNKEEIKEKVQQELQS; translated from the coding sequence ATGAGTAAATTAAAAATAATGACTGTGTGTGGGTTTGGATTAGGTTCATCTATGGTATTAAAAATGAATTTAGAAAGTGTGTTAAAAGATGTAGGGATTGAAGCAGATGTCTTTACAGGAGATGTAAGTTCTGCCATTGGCACAAGCTGTGATTACATTTTTACCAGTAATGAATTAGCAAACAACTTAAAAACTTCTGCAACAACACCGGTAGTAGTGATTAATAGTTTTGTAAATAAAGAAGAGATAAAAGAAAAGGTGCAACAAGAACTACAAAGCTAA
- a CDS encoding PTS sugar transporter subunit IIA — MLKQLRKNHISILTEAKDWRSAIESSGQLLVKSGAVTEQYVESMVASVEENGPYIVIAPGIAIAHARPNKSVKENALALAILKEPVTFHSKENDPVDLVFSFSAIGDESHLKMIEQLSIFLMKEEQVNELRNASTIEDAYQIILKGSEGNE, encoded by the coding sequence ATGTTGAAGCAACTACGAAAAAATCATATATCTATACTAACAGAAGCAAAAGATTGGCGATCTGCCATTGAATCATCTGGACAATTACTTGTTAAGTCAGGAGCGGTAACAGAGCAATATGTAGAAAGTATGGTTGCTTCTGTAGAAGAGAATGGGCCATATATTGTAATCGCTCCCGGAATCGCAATTGCCCATGCAAGACCAAATAAAAGTGTGAAAGAAAATGCATTGGCTTTGGCTATTTTGAAGGAACCAGTAACATTTCATAGTAAAGAGAATGATCCAGTTGACCTCGTTTTCTCTTTCTCTGCAATAGGAGATGAATCTCATCTTAAAATGATTGAGCAATTATCTATTTTTTTAATGAAAGAGGAGCAAGTGAATGAATTAAGGAATGCTTCAACAATTGAAGATGCATATCAAATCATATTAAAAGGAAGTGAAGGCAATGAGTAA
- a CDS encoding BglG family transcription antiterminator, with protein MNMLSTRQKKLLTKLIGAHQYMTVDFLAKWLDVSQKTVRNDLETLASVLEEMGCSLIRTPGKGVLLYADSDVREELMDSLELATSLVDKNVQLTMVSLYVLMTENVTIQKIADEFYLSRSSVHQILLEVEELFDPYNLQLTKEVRKGLFIHGTERSKRKAVFYWLSSKWVDLNTICSWLPMDINEQQTIATWISSCEEERGVLYSEDSKRHLSLFLVWWKNRVSVGTSVFIPKKHRIHNPIIGTIDNYLNQLSNEPELMDNEKNFVHQIFDQLKVVTYEFEADDLDHYKREHAFTLYLIQEISKILEVNLASDKKLMNDLMYHAKSAFLRMEQGAEIDNPYTEEIKIRYRAIYEMVHQITTDMGYKMVAAEVAYITMHISSAFERSGNKKYLPNVIVVCTTGLATSSILTTKLEHIEPGFHLVRVVSSQEVDEELCLDNIDFVLTTSKLSIDFASDTKIYRVSPLLLDEEKAKIQHEAHKVVNRKQLQRFNEVYQHATSIVPTLFDEQVHISKTNNWHDAISIAATPLLEAGYIKQGYIQEMIMSVERNGTYMVFLPKIAFVHASPENVIKEGISMTVFENDMIFGSKNPEEVKIIIVLAIKESHNQDFLQLYRYLENQAVFEKLIDSNNQEWRK; from the coding sequence ATGAACATGTTATCAACGAGACAAAAAAAACTACTTACCAAGCTTATAGGAGCGCATCAGTATATGACCGTGGACTTTTTGGCAAAGTGGTTGGATGTTAGCCAGAAAACGGTTCGCAATGATTTAGAAACGTTAGCTAGTGTTCTTGAAGAAATGGGCTGCTCTTTGATTCGAACTCCTGGAAAAGGCGTTCTTCTTTATGCCGATAGTGATGTGAGAGAAGAACTTATGGATTCATTAGAATTAGCGACGTCATTAGTTGATAAAAATGTCCAACTTACTATGGTGAGCTTATATGTCTTAATGACAGAGAATGTAACGATTCAAAAAATAGCGGACGAATTCTATCTTAGTCGATCGAGTGTTCATCAGATTCTTTTAGAAGTAGAAGAATTATTTGATCCGTATAATTTACAGCTCACGAAGGAAGTAAGAAAAGGACTGTTTATTCATGGTACAGAAAGAAGCAAGCGAAAAGCTGTTTTTTACTGGTTATCGAGTAAATGGGTAGATTTGAATACGATATGTAGCTGGCTTCCGATGGACATTAACGAACAACAAACAATTGCTACTTGGATTAGTTCCTGTGAAGAAGAAAGAGGCGTGTTGTATAGTGAAGACTCCAAACGACATTTATCGTTGTTCTTAGTTTGGTGGAAAAATCGTGTAAGTGTTGGTACATCTGTGTTTATTCCGAAGAAACATCGTATCCATAATCCTATTATTGGTACGATTGATAACTATCTAAACCAATTATCTAATGAACCGGAATTGATGGATAACGAGAAGAACTTTGTTCATCAGATTTTTGACCAACTAAAAGTAGTCACCTATGAATTTGAGGCAGATGATTTAGATCACTATAAGCGAGAACATGCGTTTACGTTGTATCTTATTCAGGAGATTTCCAAAATATTAGAAGTGAATCTAGCCTCCGATAAGAAATTAATGAATGATTTAATGTACCATGCAAAATCGGCGTTCTTAAGAATGGAGCAAGGTGCAGAGATAGATAATCCTTATACAGAAGAAATTAAAATTCGCTATCGTGCTATTTATGAGATGGTTCACCAGATTACGACGGATATGGGGTATAAAATGGTAGCGGCAGAAGTAGCTTATATTACGATGCATATCAGTTCCGCATTTGAAAGAAGTGGAAATAAAAAATATTTACCCAATGTTATTGTCGTATGTACGACTGGACTAGCTACTTCTTCAATCTTAACAACGAAGTTAGAACATATTGAACCAGGATTTCATTTGGTAAGAGTCGTTAGTTCTCAAGAAGTGGATGAGGAGTTATGTTTAGATAATATTGATTTTGTTTTGACAACTAGTAAATTATCGATTGATTTTGCCAGTGATACGAAAATCTATCGTGTAAGTCCGTTGTTATTGGATGAAGAGAAAGCAAAAATTCAGCATGAAGCGCATAAAGTCGTGAATCGTAAGCAGCTTCAACGTTTTAATGAAGTATATCAACATGCGACTTCGATTGTGCCGACCTTATTTGATGAACAAGTTCATATTAGTAAAACTAACAATTGGCATGATGCCATATCTATTGCTGCAACACCTTTATTAGAAGCAGGATATATTAAGCAAGGTTATATTCAAGAAATGATAATGTCTGTGGAGCGTAACGGAACCTATATGGTCTTTCTTCCCAAAATCGCATTCGTACATGCGAGCCCTGAGAATGTTATTAAAGAAGGGATAAGTATGACGGTTTTTGAAAATGACATGATATTTGGGTCTAAAAATCCGGAAGAAGTCAAAATCATTATTGTACTTGCTATTAAAGAATCACATAATCAAGACTTTTTACAACTTTATAGATATTTAGAGAATCAAGCGGTTTTCGAAAAACTAATAGACAGCAACAATCAAGAGTGGAGGAAGTAA
- a CDS encoding bZIP transcription factor, giving the protein MAKTDNVKQPFYKNIWIWFVVTVVAAFGVTFFVMDDSAELEALENNNTTLQEENKALEEKLNLLEDENSSLEETVLTLEEENSNLVSDNELLYSDITYLVDYVTELETALNEAYEIIEDLEAGN; this is encoded by the coding sequence ATGGCGAAGACTGACAACGTAAAGCAACCGTTTTACAAAAATATTTGGATATGGTTCGTAGTAACGGTTGTGGCAGCTTTTGGGGTTACTTTTTTCGTGATGGACGACTCTGCAGAATTAGAAGCATTGGAAAATAATAATACGACGTTGCAAGAAGAAAATAAAGCGTTAGAAGAGAAACTAAATCTTCTCGAAGATGAGAATAGTAGTCTAGAAGAAACGGTGCTTACTTTAGAGGAAGAAAATAGTAATCTCGTAAGTGATAATGAATTATTGTATAGTGATATTACGTATTTAGTGGATTATGTCACAGAATTAGAAACAGCATTGAATGAGGCTTATGAAATTATCGAGGATCTTGAGGCAGGGAATTAA